In a genomic window of Aquila chrysaetos chrysaetos chromosome Z, bAquChr1.4, whole genome shotgun sequence:
- the TNFAIP8 gene encoding tumor necrosis factor alpha-induced protein 8 isoform X2: MATDVFNSKSLAIQAQKKILGKMVSKSIATTLIDDTSSDVLDELYRVTKEYTQNKKEAEKIIKNLIKIVLKLAILYRNNQFNQDEIALMEKFKKKVHQLAKTVVSFHQVDYTFDRNFLSKLLNDCRELLHEIIQRHLTAKSHGRINNVFDHFSDCEFLAALYNPFGPYKLHLQKLCDGVNKMLDEGNI, encoded by the exons A tGGCCACAGATGTCTTCAACTCCAAAAGTCTGGCCATTCAGGCCCAGAAGAAGATCCTTGGAAAAATGGTGTCCAAATCAATAGCAACTACTTTGATCGATGATACAAGCAGTGATGTTTTAGATGAGCTTTATAGAGTGACAAAGGaatatacacaaaataaaaaggaagcagagaaaatcatCAAAAACCTCATTAAAATAGTCCTCAAATTGGCAATTCTCTACAGGAACAACCAATTTAATCAGGATGAAATAGCGTTGATGGAGAAATTCAAGAAGAAAGTTCATCAGCTGGCTAAGACCGTGGTCAGTTTCCATCAGGTGGATTATACCTTTGACAGGAATTTTTTGTCCAAACTGTTAAATGATTGTAGAGAGCTACTTCATGAAATCATTCAGCGTCACCTAACTGCAAAGTCACATGGACGCATCAACAATGTGTTTGATCACTTCTCTGATTGTGAATTTTTGGCTGCCTTGTACAATCCCTTTGGACCTTATAAACTCCATTTGCAGAAGCTTTGTGATGGTGTCAACAAAATGCTAGATGAGGGGAACATATAG
- the TNFAIP8 gene encoding tumor necrosis factor alpha-induced protein 8 isoform X1: protein MSSEADEPKEVATDVFNSKSLAIQAQKKILGKMVSKSIATTLIDDTSSDVLDELYRVTKEYTQNKKEAEKIIKNLIKIVLKLAILYRNNQFNQDEIALMEKFKKKVHQLAKTVVSFHQVDYTFDRNFLSKLLNDCRELLHEIIQRHLTAKSHGRINNVFDHFSDCEFLAALYNPFGPYKLHLQKLCDGVNKMLDEGNI from the coding sequence tGGCCACAGATGTCTTCAACTCCAAAAGTCTGGCCATTCAGGCCCAGAAGAAGATCCTTGGAAAAATGGTGTCCAAATCAATAGCAACTACTTTGATCGATGATACAAGCAGTGATGTTTTAGATGAGCTTTATAGAGTGACAAAGGaatatacacaaaataaaaaggaagcagagaaaatcatCAAAAACCTCATTAAAATAGTCCTCAAATTGGCAATTCTCTACAGGAACAACCAATTTAATCAGGATGAAATAGCGTTGATGGAGAAATTCAAGAAGAAAGTTCATCAGCTGGCTAAGACCGTGGTCAGTTTCCATCAGGTGGATTATACCTTTGACAGGAATTTTTTGTCCAAACTGTTAAATGATTGTAGAGAGCTACTTCATGAAATCATTCAGCGTCACCTAACTGCAAAGTCACATGGACGCATCAACAATGTGTTTGATCACTTCTCTGATTGTGAATTTTTGGCTGCCTTGTACAATCCCTTTGGACCTTATAAACTCCATTTGCAGAAGCTTTGTGATGGTGTCAACAAAATGCTAGATGAGGGGAACATATAG
- the TNFAIP8 gene encoding tumor necrosis factor alpha-induced protein 8 isoform X3: MVSKSIATTLIDDTSSDVLDELYRVTKEYTQNKKEAEKIIKNLIKIVLKLAILYRNNQFNQDEIALMEKFKKKVHQLAKTVVSFHQVDYTFDRNFLSKLLNDCRELLHEIIQRHLTAKSHGRINNVFDHFSDCEFLAALYNPFGPYKLHLQKLCDGVNKMLDEGNI; encoded by the coding sequence ATGGTGTCCAAATCAATAGCAACTACTTTGATCGATGATACAAGCAGTGATGTTTTAGATGAGCTTTATAGAGTGACAAAGGaatatacacaaaataaaaaggaagcagagaaaatcatCAAAAACCTCATTAAAATAGTCCTCAAATTGGCAATTCTCTACAGGAACAACCAATTTAATCAGGATGAAATAGCGTTGATGGAGAAATTCAAGAAGAAAGTTCATCAGCTGGCTAAGACCGTGGTCAGTTTCCATCAGGTGGATTATACCTTTGACAGGAATTTTTTGTCCAAACTGTTAAATGATTGTAGAGAGCTACTTCATGAAATCATTCAGCGTCACCTAACTGCAAAGTCACATGGACGCATCAACAATGTGTTTGATCACTTCTCTGATTGTGAATTTTTGGCTGCCTTGTACAATCCCTTTGGACCTTATAAACTCCATTTGCAGAAGCTTTGTGATGGTGTCAACAAAATGCTAGATGAGGGGAACATATAG